One genomic region from Mycobacterium basiliense encodes:
- a CDS encoding PecA family PE domain-processing aspartic protease — translation MSFVSVAPELVATATADLAGIGSAIGAANAAAAVATTTVLPSAADEVSAAIAAFLANYARQYRVLAGQVETLVEQFTRDILVGTKSYVAAESANLERLVWGMASGPADLVNEPVRELTGRPMIGNGANGYTNSEGIGTSGGAGGWLYGNGGTGGISTRAGVPGGTGGNGGLLIGNGGTGGISLYGGAPGGAGGAAGLIGDGGTGGASGPGGVAGIGGHAGLLWGQTGAPGVNTPLTANQTLLYVDQYGNPLINISVGGGPSMPVIVDSGSTGLLIPPQYVNLAALGPPTGTGSVSYGLSDTGRLNIEYQTFQTTVNYGNGIVSPSTTVGVATSAWLGDPSNTIPVSSLPAYLGIGPNNQFPFGTPTNAALPVNMNQGVLIDMPRGLLEFGPNSQPPIVQLNGAPGTVLQVQIDDQPVQTINAYIDSGGVHGSIPQSLVPGLAVGNHLPEGTTITVYTINGVKLYSQTVTAASSPLVVSSNNVFNTGNYPFSVGPIYIWNEPSPVGTTVFDRLA, via the coding sequence ATGTCGTTCGTGAGTGTGGCGCCGGAATTGGTGGCAACCGCGACAGCGGATCTTGCGGGTATCGGTTCGGCGATTGGCGCGGCGAATGCGGCCGCCGCGGTCGCGACCACGACGGTTTTGCCTTCGGCCGCCGACGAGGTTTCGGCGGCGATTGCGGCGTTTCTGGCCAACTACGCTCGGCAGTATCGGGTGCTGGCCGGTCAGGTCGAGACGCTGGTCGAACAGTTCACCCGTGACATCCTGGTCGGCACGAAGTCGTATGTGGCCGCCGAGTCGGCCAACCTGGAACGGTTGGTTTGGGGCATGGCCAGCGGGCCGGCCGACCTGGTCAACGAGCCAGTCCGAGAACTGACCGGGCGCCCAATGATCGGCAACGGCGCCAACGGATACACCAACTCCGAGGGCATCGGGACCAGCGGCGGGGCCGGCGGGTGGCTGTACGGCAACGGTGGCACGGGTGGCATCAGCACGCGCGCTGGAGTGCCCGGAGGTACCGGCGGCAACGGCGGGTTGTTGATCGGCAACGGCGGTACCGGTGGCATCAGCCTCTACGGCGGAGCACCCGGGGGTGCCGGCGGGGCCGCAGGTCTAATCGGCGACGGCGGCACCGGCGGGGCCAGCGGACCTGGCGGCGTTGCCGGCATCGGGGGCCACGCCGGGTTGCTATGGGGGCAAACCGGCGCCCCCGGCGTCAACACCCCGCTCACCGCGAACCAAACACTGCTCTACGTGGATCAATACGGCAACCCACTGATAAACATCTCGGTGGGCGGCGGACCGAGCATGCCCGTCATCGTCGACTCCGGCTCCACCGGCCTACTGATTCCACCCCAATACGTCAATCTGGCGGCCCTGGGCCCGCCCACTGGTACTGGTTCCGTCAGTTACGGCCTGAGCGACACCGGTCGACTCAACATCGAATACCAAACATTCCAAACGACCGTAAATTACGGGAATGGCATCGTCAGCCCGTCGACCACCGTGGGCGTCGCCACCTCGGCATGGCTGGGCGACCCATCGAACACCATCCCGGTTTCGTCGCTACCCGCGTATCTGGGCATCGGCCCCAACAACCAGTTCCCCTTCGGCACCCCGACGAACGCGGCACTACCGGTCAACATGAATCAGGGTGTGCTGATCGACATGCCGCGCGGTCTGCTGGAGTTCGGTCCCAATTCGCAGCCGCCCATCGTCCAACTCAACGGAGCACCGGGGACCGTTCTGCAAGTACAAATCGACGACCAGCCGGTGCAAACCATCAACGCCTACATCGATTCCGGTGGTGTGCACGGATCCATCCCCCAATCGTTGGTCCCGGGCCTTGCCGTGGGCAATCACCTGCCCGAGGGAACAACCATCACGGTCTACACGATCAACGGCGTCAAGCTGTACTCCCAGACGGTCACTGCGGCCAGCTCCCCACTCGTGGTGTCATCGAACAACGTGTTCAACACCGGGAATTACCCCTTCTCAGTCGGACCGATCTACATCTGGAACGAACCCAGCCCGGTAGGCACCACGGTTTTCGACCGTCTGGCCTGA
- the nadD gene encoding nicotinate-nucleotide adenylyltransferase has product MQKQLRRLGVMGGTFDPIHYGHLVAASEVAHLFELDQVVFVPSGQPWQKDRQVSAAEDRYLMTVIATASNPRFSVSRVDIDRGGPTYTKDTLRDLRALNPDSELYFITGADALASILSWQGWEEMFELARFVGVSRPGYELRHDHITGALEGLAEDALTLVEIPALAISSTDCRSRAQQRRPLWYLMPDGVVQYVSKRRLYCTPPGERGGESARASTRLSAGNNT; this is encoded by the coding sequence GTGCAAAAGCAGCTTCGCAGGTTGGGTGTCATGGGCGGGACGTTCGATCCCATCCATTACGGTCACCTGGTTGCTGCCAGTGAGGTGGCTCATCTGTTCGAACTCGATCAGGTCGTGTTCGTGCCCAGCGGGCAGCCATGGCAAAAGGATCGGCAGGTATCCGCCGCCGAAGACCGGTACCTGATGACGGTGATCGCCACCGCCTCCAACCCACGCTTCTCGGTGAGTAGGGTCGACATCGACCGCGGTGGCCCCACCTACACCAAAGACACCCTGCGGGATCTGCGTGCGCTCAACCCGGATTCCGAGCTGTATTTCATCACCGGTGCCGACGCGCTGGCCTCGATCCTGTCGTGGCAGGGGTGGGAGGAAATGTTTGAGTTGGCGCGGTTCGTCGGCGTGAGCAGGCCCGGCTACGAGCTGCGCCATGACCACATCACCGGTGCGCTGGAGGGACTGGCCGAGGACGCGTTGACTTTGGTGGAGATCCCGGCCTTGGCGATTTCCTCGACCGACTGCCGTAGTCGAGCGCAGCAGCGCCGTCCGTTGTGGTACTTGATGCCCGACGGTGTCGTGCAGTACGTCTCGAAGCGCAGGCTCTATTGCACACCGCCGGGCGAGCGAGGCGGGGAAAGCGCACGCGCCAGCACGCGGCTGTCGGCCGGGAACAACACATGA
- a CDS encoding DegV family protein, producing the protein MSVVVVTDSSSGLPSDLREKLAIHQVPLHILLDGADLRDGIDQLPEDIHQSHATTAAATPAQLCAAYRQALAASGGDGVVAVHISSGLSGTFRAAELTAADLGAPIRVVDSKSAAMGTGFVVLSAARAAAAGGDLDDVVRVTEAAVTRTHAFVVVPRLDNLRRSGRIGGAKAWLGTALALKPVLRFEEGKLVLAQRVRTVRHAMAAMVERVCEVVGERPATLAVHHVDNSEAANNVAAELVQRLPACGPASVTSLDPVLALHVGTGALAVCLQVAE; encoded by the coding sequence ATGTCCGTGGTGGTGGTGACGGATTCGTCGTCGGGTCTGCCATCCGATCTGCGGGAGAAATTGGCGATACACCAAGTGCCATTGCACATCTTGCTCGACGGCGCCGACCTGCGCGACGGCATCGATCAGCTTCCCGAGGACATTCACCAGAGTCACGCCACCACCGCGGCGGCCACCCCGGCGCAGCTGTGTGCGGCCTACCGGCAGGCGCTCGCCGCCAGCGGCGGTGATGGGGTGGTGGCGGTACATATTTCGTCTGGGCTGTCGGGAACCTTTCGCGCTGCCGAACTGACCGCGGCCGACCTCGGAGCGCCGATACGGGTGGTCGATTCGAAGTCAGCCGCCATGGGCACCGGGTTCGTGGTGCTGTCTGCCGCGCGTGCCGCGGCCGCTGGCGGGGATCTCGATGACGTCGTGCGTGTTACGGAAGCCGCGGTGACGCGCACGCACGCGTTTGTCGTGGTACCTCGGTTGGACAACCTGCGCCGGAGCGGTCGGATCGGCGGCGCCAAGGCGTGGCTGGGTACCGCGCTGGCTCTCAAACCGGTACTGCGGTTCGAGGAAGGCAAACTCGTTCTGGCCCAACGGGTGCGCACCGTCAGGCATGCGATGGCGGCGATGGTGGAACGGGTCTGTGAAGTCGTCGGGGAGCGCCCGGCCACGCTTGCGGTGCACCATGTGGACAATTCCGAGGCCGCCAACAACGTGGCCGCGGAGTTAGTGCAGCGGCTCCCGGCGTGTGGGCCGGCGTCCGTTACATCGCTGGACCCGGTGCTGGCACTGCACGTGGGCACCGGAGCTCTGGCGGTTTGCCTGCAGGTCGCCGAATAA
- the octT gene encoding diglucosylglycerate octanoyltransferase yields the protein MSSETRPTLLVFADSLAYYGPTGGLPADDPRIWPNIVASQLDWDLELIGRIGWTCRDIWWAATQDPRAWAALPRAGAVVFATSGMDSLPSVLPTALRELIRYVRPSWLRRWVRDGYAWVQPRLSPVARSALPPKLTVDYLEQTRSAIDFNRPGIPIVASLPSVHVAETYGKAHHGRAGTVAAITQWAQQRDIPLVDLKAAVAEQVMSGRGNPDGIHWNFEAHRGVAELMLKALAEAGVPNRKAHG from the coding sequence ATGTCCTCTGAGACACGGCCCACTTTACTGGTCTTCGCCGACTCGCTGGCCTACTACGGACCGACCGGCGGTCTTCCCGCCGACGATCCGCGGATCTGGCCTAACATCGTTGCTTCCCAATTGGATTGGGATCTGGAACTGATCGGTCGCATCGGCTGGACGTGTCGGGACATCTGGTGGGCGGCCACCCAGGACCCGCGGGCCTGGGCGGCGCTGCCCAGGGCGGGCGCGGTTGTCTTCGCTACCAGCGGGATGGACTCGCTGCCGTCGGTGTTGCCGACGGCGCTGCGGGAATTGATCCGGTATGTGCGGCCCTCCTGGCTGCGTCGGTGGGTGCGCGACGGCTACGCCTGGGTGCAGCCACGGCTGTCGCCGGTGGCTCGATCCGCGCTGCCCCCGAAGCTAACTGTCGACTACCTCGAGCAGACGCGCAGCGCAATCGATTTCAACCGTCCCGGCATTCCGATTGTCGCGTCGCTACCATCCGTACACGTTGCCGAGACATACGGCAAGGCGCACCACGGCCGCGCGGGCACCGTGGCCGCGATCACCCAATGGGCTCAGCAGCGCGATATTCCGTTGGTGGATCTCAAAGCCGCTGTTGCCGAACAGGTTATGAGCGGGCGTGGCAATCCGGACGGCATCCACTGGAATTTCGAGGCTCATCGGGGTGTCGCCGAACTGATGCTCAAGGCGCTTGCCGAAGCCGGGGTGCCGAACCGGAAAGCGCACGGTTGA
- a CDS encoding class I SAM-dependent methyltransferase — MTRRFYSRSEVTGKISLPAVPAMLEEYVTMCSRLFAGVGREFSAEELDHLRKVLDSQLAQAYAASPRSNIVISFNAPIGPTLHYEVNARWWTVEAAYENWIETRKPPLFGTEPDARVWALANEAADAATHRILEIGAGTGRNALALARRGHPVDVVELTPKFAEIIRSDAQRESLDVRVIVRDVFASTDDLRDDYQLIVLSEVVSDFRTTQQLRGLFELAARCLAPGARLVFNAFLAGAGYHPDQAAREFGQQAYTSIYTRAELSTAVAGLPLQLVSDESVYDYEKAHLPAEAWPPTSWYADWVSGRDVFPVQREMSPIELRWLVFQKTR; from the coding sequence ATGACTCGGCGGTTCTATAGCCGCTCGGAAGTTACCGGCAAGATCTCGCTGCCCGCCGTCCCGGCCATGCTCGAGGAGTACGTGACCATGTGCTCCCGCCTGTTCGCTGGCGTGGGTAGAGAGTTTTCCGCCGAAGAACTCGACCATCTCAGAAAGGTTCTTGACAGCCAGTTGGCCCAGGCCTACGCGGCTTCCCCGCGGTCGAACATCGTCATCTCGTTCAACGCCCCGATCGGACCAACACTGCACTACGAAGTCAATGCTCGCTGGTGGACGGTCGAGGCTGCCTACGAGAACTGGATCGAAACGCGCAAGCCCCCGCTGTTCGGTACCGAACCCGACGCTCGCGTGTGGGCCCTGGCCAATGAAGCGGCCGACGCCGCGACCCATCGGATCCTCGAGATCGGCGCCGGAACCGGTCGCAATGCGCTCGCCCTAGCACGGCGCGGGCACCCAGTCGATGTCGTGGAGCTGACCCCGAAATTTGCTGAAATAATTCGCTCCGACGCGCAGCGCGAGTCGCTCGACGTGCGCGTCATCGTGCGTGATGTCTTTGCGAGCACCGACGACCTGCGCGACGACTATCAACTGATCGTGTTGTCGGAGGTGGTATCCGATTTTCGGACGACCCAACAATTGCGCGGCCTGTTCGAACTCGCCGCACGGTGCCTGGCTCCCGGTGCGCGGCTGGTTTTCAACGCCTTCCTGGCCGGCGCCGGCTACCATCCGGACCAGGCAGCGCGCGAATTCGGCCAGCAGGCGTATACCAGCATCTACACCCGGGCCGAACTGTCGACCGCCGTGGCCGGCCTACCGCTGCAGCTCGTCTCGGATGAATCGGTGTATGACTACGAGAAGGCGCATTTGCCCGCCGAAGCCTGGCCGCCCACGAGCTGGTACGCCGACTGGGTTAGCGGCCGCGACGTATTCCCGGTCCAGCGAGAGATGAGCCCGATCGAGCTGCGCTGGCTGGTGTTCCAGAAGACGCGCTGA
- a CDS encoding vWA domain-containing protein, with the protein MATRRTRPSYPLAPHGLPGHLVGFVEALRASGISVGPSETVDAGRVMATLGLADREVLREGIVCAVLRRPDHRETYDAMFDLWFPAALGARAVLTESDAEESDGLPPEDIDAMRQMLLDLLTDNPDLADIDERLVGMIARIVESYGKYSSSRGPSFSSYQALKAMALDELEGKLLAGLLAPYGDEPTPTQEQIAKALAVQKISQLRRMVDAETKRRTAEQLGRDHVQMYGIPQLSENVEFLRASGDQLRQMRRVVAPLARTLATRLAARRRRARAGSIDLRKTLRKSMSTGGVPIDVVLRKPRPARPELVVLCDVSGSVAGFSHFTLLLVHALRQQFSRVRVFAFIDTTDEVTHMFGPEADLAVAIQRITREAGVYNRDGHSDYGNAFVSFMQSFPNVLSPRSSLLVLGDGRTNYRNPATDVLADMVTASRHAHWLNPEPQHLWGSGDSAVPRYQEVITMHECRSAKQLAAVIDELLPV; encoded by the coding sequence ATGGCAACCCGCCGCACCCGTCCTAGCTATCCGCTGGCACCGCACGGGCTGCCTGGCCACTTAGTTGGTTTTGTGGAAGCGCTTCGGGCCAGCGGCATTTCGGTGGGCCCGTCGGAGACGGTGGACGCGGGCCGGGTGATGGCCACGCTGGGTCTGGCAGATCGCGAGGTGCTGCGCGAGGGTATTGTATGCGCGGTGCTGCGCCGGCCCGACCATCGCGAGACCTACGACGCCATGTTTGACCTGTGGTTCCCCGCTGCCTTGGGCGCCCGTGCCGTACTCACCGAGTCGGATGCGGAGGAGTCCGACGGTTTGCCGCCCGAGGACATCGATGCGATGCGGCAGATGTTGCTCGATCTGCTTACTGACAACCCCGACCTCGCAGACATTGACGAGCGGTTGGTGGGGATGATCGCGCGGATCGTGGAGTCCTACGGCAAATACAGTTCCAGCAGGGGCCCGTCGTTCTCCTCGTACCAGGCGCTCAAAGCCATGGCGCTGGATGAGCTGGAGGGCAAACTGTTGGCGGGTCTACTTGCTCCCTATGGCGACGAACCCACGCCAACCCAAGAGCAGATCGCTAAAGCGCTTGCTGTGCAAAAGATTTCACAACTACGCAGAATGGTAGACGCGGAGACGAAGCGGCGTACCGCGGAGCAACTCGGGCGCGACCATGTCCAGATGTATGGCATCCCACAGCTTTCCGAGAACGTGGAGTTTCTCCGGGCTTCCGGTGATCAACTACGTCAGATGCGGCGGGTGGTGGCCCCCCTGGCACGTACCCTCGCGACCCGCTTGGCGGCCCGTCGGCGCCGGGCTCGGGCCGGCTCGATCGATTTACGCAAGACGCTGCGGAAGTCGATGTCCACCGGCGGGGTGCCGATCGACGTGGTGCTGCGCAAGCCGCGCCCGGCCCGGCCGGAACTGGTGGTGCTGTGCGACGTCTCCGGTTCGGTCGCCGGGTTCAGCCACTTCACGCTGCTACTGGTACACGCGCTGCGTCAACAATTTTCGCGAGTTCGGGTGTTCGCCTTCATCGACACCACCGATGAGGTCACCCACATGTTCGGCCCGGAGGCCGACCTGGCCGTGGCGATCCAGCGGATTACTCGCGAGGCCGGCGTATACAACCGCGATGGTCATTCCGACTACGGGAATGCCTTTGTCTCCTTTATGCAATCCTTCCCCAACGTGCTGTCGCCGCGTAGCTCGCTGCTGGTACTCGGCGACGGCCGTACCAACTACCGCAACCCCGCCACCGATGTGCTTGCCGACATGGTGACCGCAAGTCGGCACGCGCATTGGCTCAACCCGGAGCCCCAACACCTCTGGGGTAGTGGTGATTCAGCGGTTCCGCGCTACCAAGAGGTGATCACCATGCACGAATGCCGCTCGGCCAAGCAGCTGGCAGCGGTGATCGACGAACTGCTCCCAGTTTAG
- the gpgP gene encoding glucosyl-3-phosphoglycerate phosphatase yields the protein MRRRRLVMLRHGQTDFNLGSRMQGQLDTELSDLGRTQAVAAAEVLGKLQPRLIVSSDLRRAYETAIKLGERTGLSVRVDSRLRETHLGDWQGLTHVQIDAEAPGARLAWREDATWAPHGGESRLDVAARSLPLVAELVSGEPEWGAVGEPDRPVVLVAHGGLIAALSAALLKLPVASFPILGGMGNCSWAQLSGHSDDAATDFDAIRWRIDVWNASAQVANDVL from the coding sequence GTGAGGAGGCGGCGGCTGGTCATGCTGCGGCACGGGCAAACCGACTTCAACCTCGGTAGCCGGATGCAGGGCCAGTTGGACACCGAGTTGAGCGACCTCGGCCGCACCCAGGCGGTCGCTGCCGCCGAGGTGTTGGGCAAGTTACAGCCACGGCTGATCGTGTCGTCGGATCTGCGCCGCGCCTACGAAACGGCGATCAAGCTGGGGGAGCGTACCGGGCTGTCGGTCCGCGTCGACAGCCGGTTGCGGGAGACACATCTTGGTGACTGGCAAGGCCTGACGCACGTCCAAATCGACGCCGAGGCCCCGGGCGCGCGGCTGGCGTGGCGCGAGGACGCGACCTGGGCCCCGCACGGCGGGGAGAGCAGGCTGGACGTAGCCGCCCGCAGCCTGCCGTTGGTCGCCGAGTTGGTCTCCGGTGAGCCGGAATGGGGTGCGGTCGGCGAGCCAGATCGCCCGGTGGTTCTGGTGGCGCACGGCGGTTTGATCGCCGCCCTGTCCGCCGCATTGCTGAAGCTTCCGGTGGCCAGCTTTCCGATCCTGGGTGGCATGGGTAATTGCAGTTGGGCACAGCTGTCTGGTCATTCCGACGACGCCGCCACCGACTTCGACGCGATTCGGTGGCGCATAGACGTGTGGAACGCTTCGGCCCAGGTCGCCAACGATGTCCTCTGA
- the rsfS gene encoding ribosome silencing factor produces MTAHPEAIDMATVAAGAAAAKLAHDVVVIDVSGQLVITDCFVIASASNERQVNAIVDEVEEKMRRAGYRLARREGAREGRWTLLDYRDIVVHIQHQDDRNFYALDRLWADCPVVPVDVADGSAGAP; encoded by the coding sequence ATGACCGCACATCCGGAAGCCATTGACATGGCCACCGTGGCCGCCGGCGCCGCGGCGGCCAAGCTTGCCCACGACGTTGTGGTGATCGATGTGTCCGGGCAGCTGGTCATCACCGACTGCTTCGTGATTGCCTCGGCTTCCAACGAGCGGCAAGTCAACGCCATCGTCGACGAGGTCGAGGAGAAAATGCGCCGGGCGGGCTACCGGCTGGCGCGCCGCGAGGGCGCCCGCGAAGGCCGCTGGACGTTGTTGGACTACCGCGACATCGTGGTGCATATCCAGCATCAAGACGACCGCAACTTCTACGCACTGGACCGGCTGTGGGCCGATTGTCCGGTGGTGCCGGTCGACGTGGCCGATGGGTCGGCGGGTGCGCCGTGA
- a CDS encoding MMPL/RND family transporter produces the protein MSNVEDETTGPIETREIEQAGDAPPTARPHRPLLPHTIRIFAVPIIIAWVFVTILVNVAVPRLEVVSEQHSAPMTPVDAPSMKAMMLLGHNFREFDSNSTVMIVLEGQRPLGDDAHHYYDHLIRQLRQDPTHIQHIQDFWGDRLTAAGAQSADAKSAYVMLNLAGNQGTTLANDSVEAVREVIERNQPPSGVTAYVTGPAALSDDMHIIGNASLAKITLFTLGAIAVMLLLVYRSIVTTLIQLFMTGIALASARGIVAVLGYNNVFGLTTFAANILTMLAIAAGTDYGIFLLGRYQEALRAGEDRETAYYTTFRGVAPVVLGSGLTIAGATYCLSFARLPWFSTMGAPVAIGMLVVVLAGLTLGPAVVFVGSRFHLFESKRAAKKGRLWRRVGTAVVRWPAPILALSSAIVLIGMVALPGFHTSYNDRYYLPTSAPSNLGQAAADRHFSPARMNPDILMIEANHDMRNTADMLVLDKVAKNVIRTVGIAMIQDITRPLGIPIQHSSIPFQNSMQSQTTMQNMAFLKDRMADMTRMADEMQFLIDTMQRMYAIMVDLDATTTDTARVTAETAGITDELRNHLADFDDFWRPIRSYFYWERHCFDIPICWSFRSLFDSLDGIDKLSEKFQELTQDIQHTAGLTSQMRALIPPMIETMKTTKALTLTMQSTFSAMLDQMDELSNTAIVMGQSFDASKNDDFFYLPPEAFDNPDFQTGLRMFLSPDGKSARFFITHQGDPMTPEGISRVEAERTAAQEGLKQSSLSDAKVYLGGTAATFKDMADGEKYDLMIAVVSALTLIFMIMLLLTRSIVAALVIVGTAASSIAASFGLSVLIWQDLFGIKIHWIVAALSVIILLAVGSDYNLLLVSRFREEIHAGLKTGTIRSMAGTGGVVTAAGLVFAFTMASMLGSELRVLGQFGSTVCIGLLLDTLIVRTLLMPSIATLLGRWFWWPQVVHPRGADNMRRASSG, from the coding sequence ATGAGCAACGTCGAGGACGAGACCACGGGCCCGATCGAGACCCGCGAAATCGAACAAGCCGGCGACGCGCCGCCCACCGCCCGGCCACACCGCCCCCTCCTCCCCCACACAATCCGGATTTTCGCGGTGCCGATCATCATCGCCTGGGTATTCGTGACGATCCTGGTGAACGTCGCCGTTCCGCGCTTGGAGGTGGTCAGCGAGCAACACTCCGCTCCGATGACCCCGGTCGATGCACCGTCGATGAAGGCGATGATGCTGCTGGGGCACAACTTCCGGGAATTCGATTCCAACAGCACCGTCATGATCGTGCTGGAAGGCCAGCGCCCCCTGGGCGACGACGCGCATCACTACTACGACCACCTGATCCGCCAACTTCGGCAGGATCCCACGCACATCCAACACATCCAAGATTTCTGGGGGGACCGGCTGACCGCTGCGGGGGCCCAAAGCGCTGATGCCAAGAGCGCCTACGTCATGTTGAACCTCGCCGGCAACCAAGGCACCACGCTGGCCAACGATTCCGTGGAAGCCGTGCGCGAGGTGATCGAGCGCAACCAGCCGCCGTCCGGGGTGACGGCCTACGTCACCGGTCCCGCGGCGCTCAGCGACGACATGCACATCATCGGCAATGCCAGCCTGGCCAAGATCACGCTGTTCACCCTCGGCGCCATTGCCGTCATGTTGCTATTGGTCTACCGCTCGATCGTCACCACGCTGATCCAGCTGTTCATGACCGGTATCGCGTTGGCCTCGGCGCGCGGAATCGTCGCGGTCCTCGGATACAACAACGTATTTGGTCTCACCACGTTCGCGGCCAACATCCTCACCATGCTGGCGATCGCCGCCGGAACTGACTACGGAATATTTCTCCTGGGCCGCTATCAAGAGGCGCTCCGCGCCGGAGAAGACCGAGAGACCGCCTATTACACCACTTTTCGCGGCGTTGCCCCGGTGGTATTGGGGTCCGGTCTGACCATCGCCGGGGCGACCTACTGTCTGAGTTTTGCTCGGCTGCCCTGGTTCAGCACCATGGGCGCGCCGGTGGCGATCGGGATGCTGGTTGTGGTGTTGGCCGGGCTCACACTCGGCCCCGCAGTGGTCTTCGTCGGCAGTCGATTCCACCTTTTCGAGTCCAAACGGGCGGCAAAGAAAGGTCGGCTGTGGCGACGGGTGGGCACCGCCGTTGTGCGGTGGCCCGCACCGATTCTGGCACTGAGTTCGGCGATCGTGCTGATCGGCATGGTCGCCCTGCCGGGCTTTCACACCAGCTATAACGACCGCTACTACCTGCCGACCTCTGCCCCCTCCAATCTCGGGCAAGCCGCCGCCGACCGACACTTCTCTCCGGCCCGGATGAACCCGGACATCTTGATGATCGAAGCCAACCATGACATGCGCAACACGGCGGACATGCTGGTTTTGGACAAGGTCGCCAAGAACGTCATCCGAACCGTCGGAATTGCGATGATCCAGGACATCACCAGACCGCTGGGCATCCCTATTCAGCACAGCTCCATACCGTTTCAGAACAGCATGCAAAGCCAGACCACCATGCAGAACATGGCATTTCTGAAAGACCGCATGGCCGACATGACCAGGATGGCTGACGAAATGCAGTTCCTGATCGACACGATGCAGCGGATGTACGCCATCATGGTGGATTTGGATGCCACTACCACCGACACGGCACGCGTCACCGCCGAAACCGCAGGAATTACCGATGAACTGCGAAACCATCTGGCCGATTTCGATGACTTCTGGCGACCGATCCGGTCTTACTTCTATTGGGAACGGCACTGTTTCGACATTCCGATCTGCTGGTCCTTCAGATCCCTGTTCGACTCGCTGGACGGGATAGACAAGCTGTCGGAGAAGTTTCAAGAACTCACCCAAGACATCCAGCACACCGCGGGGCTCACGTCGCAAATGCGGGCACTGATCCCGCCGATGATTGAAACCATGAAGACCACCAAGGCGTTGACGCTGACCATGCAGTCCACCTTCTCGGCAATGCTCGACCAGATGGACGAGCTGAGCAACACGGCGATCGTCATGGGGCAAAGTTTCGACGCCTCCAAGAACGACGACTTCTTCTACCTGCCGCCGGAGGCGTTCGATAACCCGGACTTTCAAACGGGGTTGCGGATGTTCTTGTCCCCGGACGGCAAATCGGCGCGCTTTTTCATCACCCACCAGGGCGATCCGATGACCCCGGAAGGGATCTCACGGGTAGAAGCGGAGCGAACGGCTGCCCAGGAGGGCCTGAAGCAATCGTCCCTCTCGGATGCCAAGGTCTATCTCGGCGGAACCGCCGCAACGTTCAAAGACATGGCCGACGGCGAAAAGTACGACCTGATGATCGCGGTGGTTTCGGCCCTCACCTTGATCTTCATGATCATGCTGTTGCTCACCCGCAGCATAGTTGCCGCGTTAGTCATCGTGGGTACCGCGGCCAGCTCGATCGCCGCATCATTCGGCTTGTCCGTACTCATTTGGCAGGATCTGTTCGGCATCAAGATCCACTGGATCGTGGCGGCGCTATCGGTGATAATCCTGTTGGCTGTCGGATCCGACTACAACCTGCTTCTGGTTTCGCGGTTCCGGGAAGAGATCCATGCTGGACTCAAAACCGGAACCATCCGCTCCATGGCCGGCACCGGAGGAGTGGTGACGGCCGCCGGCTTGGTGTTCGCCTTCACCATGGCGTCCATGCTGGGCAGCGAGTTGCGGGTGCTTGGACAATTCGGGTCAACCGTGTGCATCGGTCTGCTGTTGGACACGCTGATCGTGCGCACCCTGCTGATGCCATCGATCGCGACGCTGCTGGGACGTTGGTTCTGGTGGCCGCAAGTCGTGCATCCGCGCGGCGCCGACAACATGCGGCGCGCCTCCAGCGGCTGA